The following proteins come from a genomic window of Sulfitobacter indolifex:
- a CDS encoding flagellin, whose product MTEISRTISTALQSLRQREQTSRLAAEISDVSKEVTTGIKANPYDDLGHRSADAIAIRMQITRNDGFLTSNALLDRRFLAVETSLGAMRDVGQSVLEQAFSSDSAGGLSTTYLQQAARTALDQVLERAAVSDSSGFLMSGTRSDTNPLQTWDVQNPNSGVSPANAVANVIGGVPATLADVQTAIDGLKAAFSDTAADPANNFENTFYNGAPTGNPPLTSRTSETQTLTQTAQANDPAMRDLMRGLAMLSAFNPSDIPDEAARDAWLSEARSAIGAGLEGLTDLETQTGLKRGQLADSISAQESRALFLNGEVMNLEGVDQYDAATRLTQLQNQLESSYAVTARLSRLSFLNYL is encoded by the coding sequence ATGACCGAAATTTCCCGCACCATTTCTACCGCCTTGCAAAGCCTGCGCCAGCGCGAGCAAACCAGCCGCCTTGCGGCGGAGATTTCGGATGTCTCCAAAGAGGTGACAACCGGCATCAAGGCCAACCCCTATGACGATTTGGGCCACCGTTCCGCCGATGCCATTGCCATCCGGATGCAGATCACCCGCAATGATGGCTTCCTGACCTCGAACGCGTTATTGGATCGCCGCTTTCTAGCGGTGGAAACGTCGCTTGGGGCAATGCGCGATGTCGGCCAATCCGTGCTAGAGCAGGCCTTTTCGTCGGACAGCGCAGGCGGGCTGTCGACAACGTACCTGCAACAAGCGGCGCGCACGGCCTTGGATCAGGTGTTAGAGCGCGCAGCGGTGAGCGACAGTTCCGGTTTTCTCATGTCTGGCACGCGCAGTGACACGAACCCGTTGCAAACATGGGACGTACAAAACCCCAACAGCGGCGTTTCCCCAGCCAATGCGGTGGCGAATGTGATCGGGGGCGTGCCTGCAACGCTGGCAGACGTCCAGACGGCGATCGACGGGCTGAAAGCAGCCTTTAGCGATACCGCCGCCGATCCGGCCAACAATTTTGAGAACACCTTTTACAACGGTGCGCCAACGGGCAATCCCCCGTTAACCTCGCGCACATCTGAAACTCAAACCCTGACCCAAACCGCCCAAGCCAACGATCCCGCGATGCGCGATCTGATGCGCGGTCTGGCAATGCTCAGCGCGTTTAACCCCAGCGATATCCCTGATGAGGCCGCCCGCGACGCCTGGCTGAGCGAGGCCCGCAGCGCCATCGGTGCCGGGCTCGAAGGGTTGACCGATCTCGAAACCCAGACCGGCCTGAAGCGCGGACAACTGGCCGATTCAATCTCGGCCCAAGAAAGCCGGGCGCTGTTTCTGAATGGGGAAGTGATGAACCTTGAAGGCGTCGATCAATATGATGCCGCCACCCGTTTGACCCAATTACAGAACCAGCTTGAGTCCAGCTATGCCGTCACCGCGCGCCTTTCGCGCTTATCCTTTTTGAACTACCTTTAA
- a CDS encoding flagellar basal body P-ring protein FlgI codes for MNAIVKLLLIGLTFALAAPAAAQVRIKDIVTVEGVRSNQLVGYGLVVGLNGTGDSLRNAPFTERAIEGMLERLGIGNLTEDQMRTANTAAVMVTASLPPFARMGSTIDVVVSSLGDASSLRGGTLIVTPLTAADGEIYAVAQGPIAVAGFAAQGLNASIVEGVPTGARIDNGAIVEREVDFDFSEMTSIKLALRNADFVTAQRVEAAINQAMGPVATAIDSRTITVSAYGKGSLMETMALIEPLQVQPDQIAKVVIDARSGTIVIGANVRIDRVAVSQGGLTVTVRDDFNVSQPESLSIGGTTVVVPNSSVGVEEKDAKFAVIDGSVSLQRLVDGLNAIGVGATETISILQAIKAAGALHADLEII; via the coding sequence ATGAACGCCATTGTTAAACTGCTGCTGATTGGCCTCACCTTCGCGCTTGCCGCGCCGGCGGCAGCGCAGGTGCGGATCAAGGATATCGTTACCGTCGAAGGCGTGCGGTCGAACCAATTGGTTGGCTACGGTTTGGTTGTGGGTCTGAACGGCACGGGCGACAGCCTGCGCAACGCGCCTTTCACCGAACGCGCGATTGAGGGCATGTTGGAGCGGCTTGGCATCGGCAACCTGACCGAAGACCAGATGCGCACGGCCAATACCGCCGCCGTCATGGTCACCGCGTCTTTGCCGCCTTTCGCGCGCATGGGCAGCACCATCGACGTGGTCGTGTCGTCGCTGGGCGATGCCTCATCCTTGCGCGGTGGCACCTTGATCGTTACCCCGCTGACGGCGGCCGATGGTGAGATCTACGCCGTCGCTCAGGGCCCGATTGCTGTGGCCGGTTTCGCAGCCCAAGGGCTGAACGCATCGATCGTCGAAGGCGTGCCGACAGGCGCGCGGATCGACAATGGCGCCATCGTCGAGCGCGAGGTTGATTTTGACTTCAGCGAGATGACAAGCATCAAACTGGCCCTGCGCAACGCCGATTTCGTGACCGCGCAGCGGGTTGAGGCGGCAATTAACCAAGCCATGGGCCCGGTCGCCACCGCCATCGATTCGCGGACCATCACGGTTTCCGCCTACGGCAAAGGATCGTTGATGGAGACGATGGCCTTGATCGAGCCGCTGCAAGTTCAGCCGGATCAGATCGCCAAAGTTGTCATCGACGCCCGCTCTGGCACCATTGTCATCGGCGCGAATGTTCGCATCGACCGGGTCGCGGTCAGCCAAGGCGGCCTGACCGTTACGGTGCGCGATGACTTTAACGTCAGCCAACCCGAATCGCTGTCGATCGGCGGAACCACGGTGGTGGTGCCGAATTCGTCGGTTGGCGTCGAAGAGAAAGACGCGAAATTTGCCGTCATCGACGGATCGGTGAGCCTGCAACGTCTGGTCGACGGGCTGAACGCCATCGGCGTCGGCGCGACCGAGACGATTTCCATTCTTCAAGCCATCAAGGCGGCGGGTGCTTTGCACGCTGACCTTGAGATTATTTAA
- the flaF gene encoding flagellar biosynthesis regulator FlaF — protein sequence MGLAAYKRTIRESETPRQIERRILSRVTHDLAEKGQGFDATEDKSERLNILSTGLRDALYENQRFWSALRYDLAEPGNTMPDALKASLISIALWVERHSTALMAGEGRLAGLVEINGNIAAGLAGQAAPVMREV from the coding sequence ATGGGGCTGGCAGCATACAAAAGAACAATTCGCGAAAGCGAAACCCCGCGGCAGATCGAGCGCCGCATCCTATCGCGTGTCACGCATGACCTTGCCGAAAAAGGCCAAGGTTTTGATGCGACCGAAGACAAAAGCGAGCGGTTGAACATCCTTTCGACTGGTCTGCGCGATGCACTCTACGAAAATCAACGGTTCTGGTCGGCGCTTCGCTACGACTTGGCCGAACCGGGCAACACCATGCCCGACGCACTTAAAGCGTCGCTCATTTCCATCGCTCTTTGGGTGGAACGTCACAGCACCGCGCTGATGGCAGGCGAAGGTCGCCTTGCAGGGCTGGTGGAAATCAATGGCAACATCGCAGCGGGCCTTGCCGGTCAAGCGGCGCCAGTCATGCGGGAGGTGTAA
- a CDS encoding flagellin N-terminal helical domain-containing protein has translation MSSINTNNSAMNALSTLRSVNQGLNETQNRISTGLKVSSGKDNAAYFAISETMKGDSGMTKAVNESLTLTKNSVATARLGAEQFSDLATEFRDKVAFAQENKGGLDEIESDLTRLVADMAAIMSQSTFNGDDLVNAGKKGAAGANAVAGTMDAYGAVTAGATPSAAQADRSIITGISRDTAGALQTTTITVSPVDLNAQLETFTLIADSFASRAGATTDVNASGGIDGDEYLGNVLALADTATQATVDAATSLGQSEKSIERQQEFLTKLSDNLDSGVGAMVDANMEEEAARLQALQVQQQLASQSLSIANQAPQNILSLFR, from the coding sequence ATGTCTTCGATCAACACAAACAACTCCGCAATGAATGCCCTGTCCACGCTGCGCAGCGTGAACCAAGGTCTTAATGAAACCCAGAACCGCATCTCTACCGGTCTGAAAGTCTCTTCGGGCAAAGACAACGCGGCCTACTTCGCGATCTCTGAGACCATGAAGGGCGACAGCGGTATGACCAAAGCCGTGAACGAAAGCCTGACACTGACCAAGAACTCGGTTGCGACCGCACGTCTTGGCGCAGAGCAGTTCTCTGATCTGGCAACTGAATTCCGTGACAAAGTCGCATTTGCTCAGGAAAACAAGGGCGGCCTTGACGAGATCGAGTCTGACCTGACGCGTCTTGTTGCGGATATGGCAGCGATCATGTCGCAGTCGACGTTCAACGGCGACGATCTGGTCAACGCCGGTAAAAAAGGCGCGGCTGGGGCCAATGCGGTTGCCGGTACGATGGATGCCTACGGTGCCGTCACCGCAGGTGCCACACCAAGTGCGGCACAGGCCGACCGTTCGATCATCACCGGTATCAGCCGCGATACGGCGGGCGCTCTGCAAACCACGACCATCACCGTGTCGCCTGTCGATCTCAACGCACAGCTTGAGACCTTCACCCTGATCGCGGATAGCTTTGCCAGCCGCGCGGGCGCCACAACAGATGTGAACGCATCGGGCGGCATTGATGGTGACGAATATCTGGGTAACGTGCTGGCTCTGGCCGACACAGCAACGCAGGCTACTGTCGATGCAGCAACTTCCTTGGGTCAGTCCGAGAAGTCCATTGAGCGTCAGCAGGAATTCCTGACCAAGCTGTCGGACAACCTCGACTCCGGTGTGGGCGCCATGGTTGACGCCAACATGGAAGAAGAAGCGGCCCGTTTGCAGGCTCTGCAGGTTCAGCAGCAGCTGGCATCGCAGTCGCTGTCGATCGCCAATCAGGCACCGCAAAACATCTTGAGCCTGTTCCGTTAA
- a CDS encoding flagellar biosynthesis repressor FlbT, whose amino-acid sequence MLKLTLRPRERVVVNGCVIRNGDRRQALTVENRADIVRESDLLKPDAESTPVSKVYFLVQTALIRPDTRDQIMPMIQQGLADLACCFGAEMRTRIMEAANFVSMSDFYKAMSELRAVLKYETELMQLRPIAPTHSHEAAHA is encoded by the coding sequence ATGCTGAAGCTTACCCTCCGCCCGCGTGAACGTGTGGTCGTGAACGGCTGTGTCATCCGCAACGGTGACCGTCGTCAGGCGCTGACAGTCGAGAACCGCGCCGACATCGTGCGCGAATCTGATTTGCTGAAGCCGGATGCGGAATCCACGCCCGTTTCCAAGGTCTATTTCTTGGTGCAAACGGCGCTGATCCGCCCCGACACCCGCGATCAGATCATGCCGATGATCCAACAGGGCTTGGCCGATCTGGCCTGTTGCTTTGGCGCTGAGATGCGCACTCGGATCATGGAAGCAGCAAACTTTGTAAGCATGTCCGATTTCTACAAGGCAATGAGCGAATTGCGCGCGGTCCTGAAATACGAGACCGAGCTGATGCAACTGCGTCCCATCGCCCCGACGCACAGCCATGAGGCCGCGCACGCATGA
- the fliP gene encoding flagellar type III secretion system pore protein FliP (The bacterial flagellar biogenesis protein FliP forms a type III secretion system (T3SS)-type pore required for flagellar assembly.): protein MSLTDLPSPRAYAPGRLGLALLVLLASSGMAMAQDGGFLGTLSDVIGDSAPGSDENANLSGRIVQFIALMTVLSIAPGLLVVMTSFTRFVIVLSMLRSALGLNQTPPNIVLTSLALFMTFFVMQPVFEDAYEAGVQPLLENAIAEEQALERIAAPFKSFMYVNTRPEDYALFLRIAPADEEAEETPLPASAEEATFRHLVPAFMISELRRAFTIGFLIYLPFVAIDLIIASVLMSAGMMMLPPVLISLPFKVIFFVLIDGWYMLAGSLIESYVPLAGG from the coding sequence ATGTCCCTGACTGACCTCCCCTCCCCGCGCGCCTATGCGCCGGGCCGTTTGGGCCTTGCCCTGCTGGTGCTTCTCGCCAGCAGCGGCATGGCTATGGCCCAAGACGGGGGATTTTTGGGGACGCTGTCAGATGTGATCGGGGATTCCGCGCCGGGCAGTGATGAGAACGCCAATCTTTCGGGCCGGATCGTTCAGTTTATCGCGCTGATGACCGTGCTCAGCATCGCGCCGGGGCTTTTGGTTGTCATGACCAGCTTCACGCGCTTTGTGATCGTCCTGTCGATGCTGCGCTCGGCCCTCGGCCTGAACCAGACCCCGCCCAATATCGTGCTCACCTCGCTGGCGCTGTTCATGACCTTCTTTGTCATGCAGCCCGTGTTTGAGGACGCGTATGAGGCTGGCGTGCAGCCGCTGCTGGAAAACGCCATCGCCGAAGAACAGGCATTAGAACGGATCGCAGCCCCCTTCAAAAGCTTCATGTACGTCAACACCCGCCCCGAGGATTACGCGCTGTTCCTGCGCATCGCCCCGGCGGACGAAGAAGCCGAAGAGACCCCCCTGCCCGCCTCGGCGGAGGAGGCCACCTTCCGCCATCTTGTCCCTGCCTTTATGATATCTGAACTGCGCCGTGCCTTTACCATCGGTTTTCTGATCTACCTGCCTTTCGTTGCCATCGACCTGATCATCGCATCGGTGCTGATGAGCGCGGGCATGATGATGCTGCCGCCAGTGCTGATCTCTTTGCCGTTCAAAGTGATCTTCTTTGTGCTGATTGATGGCTGGTACATGCTGGCCGGATCGCTGATTGAAAGCTATGTGCCGCTTGCCGGTGGCTGA
- a CDS encoding flagellar motor switch protein FliG yields the protein MSTNALSKNRRKPLTVEDLNGPTKAAITFLCLGEQTGSELMQKLGTAEIERITSAMSRLGPIPAEVVEHVLREFTQKVVSGTGSVVGSISSAGSMLRKFMPEEQVTSILEGLKNSERENAMWRGFGALNETVIANYLKGEHDQTAAAILNNVETSVAAKVLPLLGPERMQDIAERMIAMEAVPLHMMQQIEETLKQDILSNTMHTSSVETHQRMADLFNQLDVQAFEELSGALDARIPDAFQAIKQRMFVFDDLFKLPMQDLAQVMRGLDGATLPMAMRGAKKEQRDHLMECLPQRSRQMLMDEMAATGPVRGRDVRAAQAAMVEYAKSLADEGTIELPSAAEDDEFIE from the coding sequence ATGTCGACCAATGCCCTTTCCAAAAACCGCAGAAAGCCCCTCACTGTGGAGGATCTGAATGGTCCGACCAAGGCCGCCATCACGTTCCTGTGCCTGGGCGAGCAGACCGGCTCGGAACTCATGCAAAAGCTCGGCACTGCCGAGATTGAGCGCATCACCAGTGCCATGAGCCGCCTTGGCCCGATCCCGGCTGAGGTGGTTGAACATGTGCTCAGAGAATTCACCCAGAAGGTCGTCAGCGGCACCGGGTCGGTTGTAGGATCGATCTCCTCCGCGGGATCAATGCTGCGCAAGTTTATGCCCGAAGAGCAGGTAACGAGCATTCTTGAGGGGCTCAAAAACAGCGAGCGCGAGAACGCGATGTGGCGCGGCTTTGGCGCGTTGAATGAGACGGTGATTGCCAATTACCTCAAAGGCGAACATGACCAGACGGCGGCGGCGATCCTTAACAACGTTGAGACCTCAGTCGCAGCCAAGGTGTTGCCCCTGCTGGGGCCAGAGCGCATGCAGGACATCGCAGAGCGTATGATCGCCATGGAGGCGGTGCCACTGCATATGATGCAGCAGATCGAAGAAACGCTGAAGCAAGACATCCTGTCGAACACGATGCACACCAGTTCGGTCGAAACGCATCAGCGCATGGCGGACCTGTTCAACCAGTTGGACGTGCAGGCCTTCGAAGAACTATCGGGTGCGCTGGACGCGCGTATTCCCGACGCCTTCCAAGCGATCAAACAGCGCATGTTCGTCTTTGACGATCTGTTCAAATTGCCGATGCAGGATTTGGCGCAGGTGATGCGCGGGCTGGACGGGGCGACCCTGCCCATGGCCATGCGCGGCGCCAAGAAAGAGCAGCGCGATCACCTGATGGAATGCCTGCCGCAACGCTCGCGGCAGATGCTGATGGACGAAATGGCCGCCACCGGCCCGGTCCGTGGCCGCGATGTGCGCGCCGCGCAGGCTGCGATGGTGGAATATGCCAAGAGCCTAGCTGATGAAGGCACCATTGAGTTGCCCTCGGCAGCCGAGGACGACGAATTCATCGAATAA
- a CDS encoding DUF1217 domain-containing protein, whose translation MISLGGMSTQVAVKLFDATRDKQLDLVANDALNARQIEAFKERIGDIKSAKEFVADTEVYTFVMRAFDLEDQIFGKAMIRKVLESNSDEPSALVNRLSNPKIKEMYDTLGFAPGGGRSFNFNRTGWQDEVIDRFKERIVLNSAGEENEGARIALEFKSKAGEINSWLDVLKDADLGSFMRRALGVPNEAIGVDLDRQIALFEQKFDIEKLKDPAEVDKLVSRFSAIYDAVEGVSSASNTVLSLMQGAVSIGQGSSFTAATINIPTITGGYSASSIYR comes from the coding sequence ATGATCTCGCTGGGTGGCATGAGCACACAGGTGGCGGTCAAACTGTTTGACGCAACGCGCGACAAACAGCTCGACCTCGTCGCCAACGATGCTTTGAACGCCCGGCAGATTGAAGCCTTTAAAGAACGGATCGGCGACATCAAATCCGCCAAGGAATTTGTCGCCGATACTGAAGTCTATACCTTCGTCATGCGCGCCTTTGATCTCGAAGATCAAATTTTTGGCAAGGCGATGATCCGTAAGGTGCTTGAAAGCAATTCCGATGAGCCCTCGGCCCTCGTGAACCGCCTTAGCAATCCTAAGATCAAAGAGATGTACGACACTTTGGGCTTTGCCCCCGGTGGCGGGCGGAGCTTTAACTTCAACAGAACCGGCTGGCAGGACGAGGTTATTGACCGTTTCAAAGAACGGATCGTGCTCAATTCTGCCGGCGAAGAGAACGAGGGTGCCCGCATCGCCCTGGAGTTCAAGTCAAAGGCCGGAGAAATCAACAGCTGGCTCGATGTTTTGAAAGACGCCGATTTGGGCAGTTTCATGCGCCGTGCGCTTGGGGTCCCGAATGAGGCGATTGGGGTCGATCTTGACCGTCAGATCGCGCTGTTTGAGCAAAAGTTCGACATTGAAAAGCTGAAAGATCCTGCCGAGGTCGACAAACTCGTCTCGCGGTTCTCGGCGATTTACGACGCTGTCGAGGGTGTCTCATCCGCCTCGAACACAGTTCTTTCCCTGATGCAGGGGGCCGTTTCAATCGGGCAGGGCAGCAGCTTTACAGCCGCCACAATCAACATCCCCACGATCACCGGCGGCTACAGCGCCTCCAGCATTTACCGCTGA
- the flgK gene encoding flagellar hook-associated protein FlgK — translation MSISSAFNIARSGLSTTEGRASLVAGNIANAQTEGYARREAVQVTGNNTVDLRVARQVDERLAGMTRGASAQLGAASVTGEVLGSYLLTLGEPGDEVSPAARLAEFQAGLDLLANNPSDPAAQNDLLSRSETLVNSVNQAAVALEASRVQAGDSFVQSVSEVNEALADIAELNERLRLVGGDGTGKAGLMDEMNRRLDALGSQMDFQSRWESDGSLTLHTTGGTELVHGDKAVRLTANRETGTLMAGNIDITPGRATARGSDSGRLAGLSGLIANDLPQMKLQLDEFARGLVQSFEAADASVGAGQPGLFTDAGGAFDATALDGLAGRLSINNSVHPDKGGALWRLRDGAGATIQGEPGDTTQLNAFVDVLETGITFDAATGLSTTARLGDFGADMVSQQNVLRVGADAQAETARVRLVTFEDNRSSIEGVNIDTELQKLLEIEQAYGANAQVLSSLTDMLDTLLASV, via the coding sequence ATGAGCATCTCCTCTGCCTTTAACATCGCACGCAGCGGTCTAAGCACGACGGAAGGTCGCGCCAGCCTTGTCGCGGGCAACATCGCGAATGCGCAGACCGAAGGTTACGCGCGTCGCGAAGCCGTACAGGTGACCGGGAATAATACGGTTGATTTGCGCGTGGCACGGCAGGTGGATGAGCGCCTGGCAGGGATGACGCGCGGCGCTTCGGCGCAGTTGGGCGCGGCCTCCGTTACCGGAGAGGTGCTTGGCAGCTACCTGCTTACCTTAGGCGAGCCGGGGGACGAGGTCTCTCCCGCCGCGCGGCTGGCTGAGTTTCAGGCGGGGTTAGACCTGTTGGCGAACAACCCGTCGGATCCGGCGGCGCAAAATGACCTTCTGTCGCGCAGTGAAACGTTGGTGAACAGCGTCAATCAAGCCGCCGTCGCGCTTGAGGCCAGCCGCGTCCAGGCCGGGGACAGCTTTGTTCAAAGTGTCTCCGAGGTGAATGAGGCGCTGGCCGACATAGCCGAGCTGAACGAACGCCTGCGTCTGGTCGGGGGGGACGGCACAGGCAAAGCCGGGTTGATGGACGAGATGAACCGCCGCCTTGATGCCTTGGGCAGCCAGATGGATTTTCAAAGCCGCTGGGAATCTGACGGATCACTGACGTTGCACACGACCGGCGGCACCGAACTGGTCCATGGCGACAAAGCCGTGCGGCTGACCGCAAACCGTGAAACCGGCACGCTGATGGCCGGAAACATCGACATCACACCAGGGCGCGCCACGGCGCGGGGGTCTGATAGCGGGCGTCTTGCTGGACTGTCTGGATTGATCGCGAATGATCTACCTCAAATGAAGCTTCAGCTGGACGAATTCGCGCGCGGGCTGGTGCAGAGTTTTGAGGCCGCTGATGCCTCTGTCGGGGCAGGACAGCCCGGGCTTTTCACCGACGCGGGCGGCGCCTTTGACGCGACAGCGCTAGACGGGCTGGCGGGGCGGCTTTCGATTAACAACAGCGTACATCCCGATAAAGGAGGCGCGCTTTGGCGACTGCGTGACGGCGCCGGGGCCACCATTCAAGGGGAGCCGGGCGACACGACCCAACTTAACGCATTTGTCGATGTACTTGAGACTGGCATAACCTTTGACGCCGCGACAGGCCTCAGCACCACTGCGCGTCTGGGCGATTTCGGCGCTGATATGGTGAGCCAGCAGAATGTTCTGCGCGTCGGTGCCGACGCCCAAGCCGAAACTGCGCGTGTGCGGCTTGTCACCTTTGAGGATAATCGCAGCAGCATCGAGGGCGTCAACATCGACACCGAACTGCAAAAGCTATTGGAAATCGAGCAGGCCTACGGTGCCAATGCCCAAGTTCTGAGCAGCCTGACCGATATGCTCGATACCCTTCTGGCCAGCGTGTGA
- a CDS encoding flagellin N-terminal helical domain-containing protein, protein MSSINTNNSAMNALATLRGVNSSLNETQNRISTGLKVSSGKDNAAYFAISETMKGDSGMTKAVNESLTLTKNSVATARLGAEQFSDLATEFRDKVAFAQENQGGLDEIEADLTRLVADMTAIMEQSTFNGDDLVNAGGGGASGDSAFAADGTYTAETTPSAAAADRSVITGISRDTAGTLQTTTITVSPVDLNAQREMFDAIATGFAAKAGSATGDTYLSTVLAASDTAAQATVDAATSLGQSEKSIERQQEFLTKLSDNLDAGVGAMVDANMEEEAARLQALQVQQQLASQSLSIANQAPQNILSLFR, encoded by the coding sequence ATGTCTTCGATCAATACCAACAACTCCGCAATGAACGCTCTGGCCACTCTTCGTGGTGTTAACTCGAGCTTGAATGAAACTCAGAACCGCATCTCGACCGGTCTGAAAGTTTCCTCCGGTAAGGACAATGCGGCGTATTTCGCGATCTCGGAAACGATGAAGGGCGACAGCGGCATGACTAAGGCCGTGAACGAAAGCCTGACATTGACCAAGAACTCGGTTGCAACCGCGCGTCTTGGTGCTGAGCAGTTCTCTGATCTGGCGACTGAATTCCGCGACAAGGTCGCGTTCGCACAAGAAAACCAGGGCGGTCTTGACGAAATCGAAGCCGACCTGACACGTCTTGTGGCGGACATGACCGCGATCATGGAGCAGTCCACCTTTAACGGCGATGATCTGGTCAACGCAGGTGGCGGCGGGGCATCCGGCGACAGCGCCTTTGCAGCCGACGGCACATACACTGCCGAGACCACACCGAGCGCCGCAGCAGCTGACCGCAGTGTCATCACCGGCATCAGCCGTGACACCGCAGGCACTTTGCAGACCACAACGATCACGGTTTCGCCTGTGGACCTAAACGCTCAGCGTGAAATGTTCGACGCAATCGCGACGGGCTTTGCTGCCAAGGCAGGCTCGGCAACTGGCGACACTTACCTGTCAACAGTTCTGGCCGCTTCCGATACCGCGGCACAGGCCACCGTTGATGCCGCAACTTCGCTGGGTCAGTCCGAGAAGTCCATTGAGCGTCAGCAAGAGTTCCTGACCAAGCTGTCGGACAACCTCGACGCCGGTGTTGGCGCCATGGTTGACGCCAACATGGAAGAAGAAGCGGCCCGCTTGCAGGCGCTTCAGGTTCAGCAGCAGCTGGCATCGCAGTCCTTGTCGATCGCCAATCAGGCTCCGCAGAACATCCTTAGCCTCTTCCGTTAA
- a CDS encoding rod-binding protein has protein sequence MEFPSFPIPAPTPSAKPAPTQVDAVTAESAKEFEAMFLGQMVDEMLSTVDIGSFGGGHAEETWRSFLSNAIGESIAEQNTTGIARSIETAMQRYQTGADR, from the coding sequence ATGGAATTTCCGTCTTTCCCAATCCCCGCGCCAACCCCGTCGGCCAAGCCCGCGCCCACACAGGTGGATGCCGTCACAGCCGAATCGGCGAAAGAATTTGAGGCGATGTTCCTCGGTCAGATGGTCGATGAAATGCTGTCGACCGTCGACATCGGCAGCTTTGGCGGGGGCCATGCGGAAGAGACATGGCGCAGCTTTTTGTCCAACGCGATTGGCGAAAGCATTGCCGAGCAGAACACCACCGGAATCGCGCGCAGCATTGAGACCGCGATGCAGCGCTATCAAACGGGGGCAGACCGATGA